One region of Bactrocera neohumeralis isolate Rockhampton chromosome 5, APGP_CSIRO_Bneo_wtdbg2-racon-allhic-juicebox.fasta_v2, whole genome shotgun sequence genomic DNA includes:
- the LOC126759715 gene encoding putative uncharacterized protein DDB_G0271606 isoform X3: MESNPNGIKIEPTLEQQQHSQYATHLLALNGHNARLLIEHPSTLLVPLSHQQQQQQQQHQQQQQQQQQQQQHQLHQQHQQQHHFQQHDQQIQQQQLQLSTLPGYPQPLSLKQQPATTPVPGGVTTTHGPTSVTSSTSSRTAAQRWNESPEARARRLARNAERMRERRNRESEEEYRKRLARNAEANRLRRQNESDMERAMRLVRNAARQRLRRAMETPDQRAKRLQKLAERMRLYRANETQDQRKVRLAEMAARARQRIANETPDQRKERLRKLNDYAKKVRETKKKSKQEQSENSQNSSQLQSTAASSTNENINLNQAAPQSTVATNNTIDQQQPQQSNDEQLASYQPQQTALTNPIEYYQNMFMSPATLRPALLKQEQLTPQQPQQQQSMQQGRFTHQQQQQQTILDSESNSMFPQQLYDNDQKPATASGNGTATTSSKLPQAHVPQFSTIASSLEFYQNKYIKKQELQTNNPTNNSGSVGGSNLQNDTKVIVASTSNSENQKLKSSHPQIQNPPTPLYNQFPYLATFPAAAANSGSTVVTSPSSTPTQATYYPMYHNGFQLTIPPNTVPPPFTPVHFTNNTTNSGTSPTSGQVAQAGVGGAYNLLANSSITAAAAVAAVASTATQQQQAIQDFPKPVRGRPRKVIFSNTGTTESPEDALRQQKVSALLEQEINQMLASPQQTPRRGRGQQHSSPTGSTRGSGHKYETDEDKRRRLDKMAAHQREVRANETPEQRAVRLAKLCERARLKRAEIRATESPDERKVRLSKQAEYARMRRLRTHSRRRTEDRARELYEELKKDVDISSDGNDSNGNTKLQPQDQQQDLLQQQQQQQLQQQMLHSNESSNMVNAQLQQQQQQQQQRFLALANSQAPQQQDQQQMSASNNAYGKPPCKEYNSQPENNDMLKILEPIIVMKTK; the protein is encoded by the exons atggaatcaaatCCCAATGGGATAAAAATAGAGCCTACACTTGAACAGCAGCAGCATTCACAGTACGCTACACATCTACTCGCATTGAATGGACACAATGCACGGCTTCTTATTGAGCACCCCTCAACGTTGCTGGTGCCATTGTCacatcagcagcaacagcagcagcagcaacatcaacaacagcagcagcagcaacaacaacaacaacagcatcaatTACATcagcaacatcagcagcagcatCATTTTCAACAGCATGACCAGCAAATACAGCAGCAGCAACTACAGTTAAGTACATTACCAGGTTATCCACAACCACTTTCGCTTAAGCAACAGCCCGCAACAACGCCGGTGCCTGGAGGTGTTACCACAACTCACGGTCCTACATCAGTTACATCGTCAACTTCCTCACGTACAGCAGCACAACGCTGGAACGAAAGTCCTGAAGCCCGCGCCCGTCGTTTGGCACGCAATGCTGAAAGGATGCGTGAAAGGCGTAATCGCGAAAGTGAAGAAGAGTACCGGAAGCGTCTCGCCCGGAATGCTGAGGCAAATCGTCTTCGGCGCCAAAATGAGTCGGATATGGAACGGGCCATGCGCCTGGTGCGCAATGCAGCTAGGCAAAGGctacgtcgggcaatggaaacGCCGGATCAGCGGGCAAAACGACTTCAGAAGCTTGCTGAACGAATGCGACTTTATCGGGCTAATGAGACACAGGATCAGCGAAAAGTGCGTTTGGCAGAAATGGCAGCACGAGCACGTCAACGTATTGCAAACGAGACTCCAGATCAACGCAAGGAGAGACTGAGGAAGTTAAATGATTACGCAAAAAAGGTCAGAGAAACTAAGAAAAAATCCAAGCAGGAGCAAAGTGAGAATTCGCAGAATTCGAGCCAATTGCAAAGTACTGCTGCCAGTTCcactaatgaaaatatcaatttgAACCAGGCAGCCCCGCAATCAACGGTCGCAACAAACAACACCATAGACCAACAACAGCCCCAGCAATCCAATGACGAACAACTAGCATCTTATCAACCACAGCAGACGGCGTTAACCAATCCCATAGAGTACTATCAGAATATGTTCATGAGTCCGGCAACATTGAGACCTGCTTTACTTAAACAGGAGCAATTAACACCGCAGcagccacagcaacaacaatcaatGCAGCAAGGACGTTTTacacaccaacaacagcaacaacaaacaatactAGATTCAGAATCAAATAGCATGTTCCCTCAACAACTGTACGATAATGACCAGAAACCAGCAACCGCATCTGGTAACGGCACTGCAACAACGTCTTCTAAGTTGCCACAAGCACATGTACCACAGTTCAGCACAATTGCCAGTTCCCTTGAATTctatcaaaacaaatatataaagaagCAGGAACTACAG ACAAACAATCCAACGAATAACAGCGGGTCTGTTGGTGGCTCCAATTTGCAGAACGATACAAAGGTGATCGTAGCATCCACGTCCAACAGTGAGAATCAGAAATTAAAAAGTTCACATCCTCAAATACAAAACCCTCCCACTCCGCTATATAACCAATTTCCTTATTTAGCTACATTTCCAGCTGCTGCAGCCAACTCGGGATCAACCGTAGTGACTTCACCATCCAGTACGCCCACTCAAGCCACCTACTACCCCATGTATCACAATGGATTTCAACTGACTATTCCACCGAATACAGTGCCGCCACCATTTACACCTGTGCATTTCACCAATAACACAACCAATTCGGGAACATCGCCTACATCTGGACAAGTGGCCCAAGCTGGTGTTGGCGGAGCATATAATTTATTGGCAAATTCATCTATAACTGCTGCTGCGGCGGTCGCAGCTGTTGCTTCAACtgctacacaacaacaacaagctatACAGGATTTTCCAAAACCGGTCCGCGGTCGCCCTAGAAAGGTCATCTTTTCCAATACAG GAACCACTGAATCGCCTGAGGACGCACTACGGCAACAAAAGGTGAGTGCCTTGCTTGAGCAAGAAATAAACCAAATGCTCGCATCACCACAGCAGACACCGCGCCGCGGACGTGGTCAACAACATTCCTCGCCCACAGGCTCGACCCGGGGCAGCGGGCATAAATATGAAACAGATGAAGACAAACGAAGACGATTGGACAAAATGGCAGCACATCAAAGAGAAGTGAGGGCGAACGAAACACCGGAGCAACGAGCAGTACGTCTGGCTAAACTATGCGAGAGAGCTCGACTGAAACGGGCCGAAATCCGAGCGACCGAATCACCAGATGAACGGAAAGTACGTCTATCCAAACAAGCCGAATATGCACGTATGCGCCGTTTACGGACCCATTCACGTCGTCGCACCGAAGACAGAGCACGCGAACTATATGAAGAACTTAAAAAAGATGTGGATATATCCAGTGACGGCAACGACTCCAACGGGAACACAAAATTACAGCCACAAGATCAGCAACAAGATCTActtcagcaacaacagcagcagcaactacAACAGCAGATGTTGCACTCAAATGAATCCTCCAACATGGTGAACGCACAACtccagcaacagcagcaacaacaacagcagcgattcTTAGCTTTAGCCAACTCGCAAGCGCCTCAACAGCAAGATCAACAACAAATGTCAGCCTCTAACAATGCATACGGCAAACCTCCGTGCAAAGAATACAATTCACAGCCTGAGAATAATGATATGCTTAAGATTCTCGAACCTATCATcgtaatgaaaacaaaataa
- the LOC126759715 gene encoding uncharacterized protein LOC126759715 isoform X1 has protein sequence MESNPNGIKIEPTLEQQQHSQYATHLLALNGHNARLLIEHPSTLLVPLSHQQQQQQQQHQQQQQQQQQQQQHQLHQQHQQQHHFQQHDQQIQQQQLQLSTLPGYPQPLSLKQQPATTPVPGGVTTTHGPTSVTSSTSSRTAAQRWNESPEARARRLARNAERMRERRNRESEEEYRKRLARNAEANRLRRQNESDMERAMRLVRNAARQRLRRAMETPDQRAKRLQKLAERMRLYRANETQDQRKVRLAEMAARARQRIANETPDQRKERLRKLNDYAKKVRETKKKSKQEQSENSQNSSQLQSTAASSTNENINLNQAAPQSTVATNNTIDQQQPQQSNDEQLASYQPQQTALTNPIEYYQNMFMSPATLRPALLKQEQLTPQQPQQQQSMQQGRFTHQQQQQQTILDSESNSMFPQQLYDNDQKPATASGNGTATTSSKLPQAHVPQFSTIASSLEFYQNKYIKKQELQTNNPTNNSGSVGGSNLQNDTKVIVASTSNSENQKLKSSHPQIQNPPTPLYNQFPYLATFPAAAANSGSTVVTSPSSTPTQATYYPMYHNGFQLTIPPNTVPPPFTPVHFTNNTTNSGTSPTSGQVAQAGVGGAYNLLANSSITAAAAVAAVASTATQQQQAIQDFPKPVRGRPRKVIFSNTGTGSNASTTNNTGDSKNGIYLLPTGTTESPEDALRQQKVSALLEQEINQMLASPQQTPRRGRGQQHSSPTGSTRGSGHKYETDEDKRRRLDKMAAHQREVRANETPEQRAVRLAKLCERARLKRAEIRATESPDERKVRLSKQAEYARMRRLRTHSRRRTEDRARELYEELKKDVDISSDGNDSNGNTKLQPQDQQQDLLQQQQQQQLQQQMLHSNESSNMVNAQLQQQQQQQQQRFLALANSQAPQQQDQQQMSASNNAYGKPPCKEYNSQPENNDMLKILEPIIVMKTK, from the exons atggaatcaaatCCCAATGGGATAAAAATAGAGCCTACACTTGAACAGCAGCAGCATTCACAGTACGCTACACATCTACTCGCATTGAATGGACACAATGCACGGCTTCTTATTGAGCACCCCTCAACGTTGCTGGTGCCATTGTCacatcagcagcaacagcagcagcagcaacatcaacaacagcagcagcagcaacaacaacaacaacagcatcaatTACATcagcaacatcagcagcagcatCATTTTCAACAGCATGACCAGCAAATACAGCAGCAGCAACTACAGTTAAGTACATTACCAGGTTATCCACAACCACTTTCGCTTAAGCAACAGCCCGCAACAACGCCGGTGCCTGGAGGTGTTACCACAACTCACGGTCCTACATCAGTTACATCGTCAACTTCCTCACGTACAGCAGCACAACGCTGGAACGAAAGTCCTGAAGCCCGCGCCCGTCGTTTGGCACGCAATGCTGAAAGGATGCGTGAAAGGCGTAATCGCGAAAGTGAAGAAGAGTACCGGAAGCGTCTCGCCCGGAATGCTGAGGCAAATCGTCTTCGGCGCCAAAATGAGTCGGATATGGAACGGGCCATGCGCCTGGTGCGCAATGCAGCTAGGCAAAGGctacgtcgggcaatggaaacGCCGGATCAGCGGGCAAAACGACTTCAGAAGCTTGCTGAACGAATGCGACTTTATCGGGCTAATGAGACACAGGATCAGCGAAAAGTGCGTTTGGCAGAAATGGCAGCACGAGCACGTCAACGTATTGCAAACGAGACTCCAGATCAACGCAAGGAGAGACTGAGGAAGTTAAATGATTACGCAAAAAAGGTCAGAGAAACTAAGAAAAAATCCAAGCAGGAGCAAAGTGAGAATTCGCAGAATTCGAGCCAATTGCAAAGTACTGCTGCCAGTTCcactaatgaaaatatcaatttgAACCAGGCAGCCCCGCAATCAACGGTCGCAACAAACAACACCATAGACCAACAACAGCCCCAGCAATCCAATGACGAACAACTAGCATCTTATCAACCACAGCAGACGGCGTTAACCAATCCCATAGAGTACTATCAGAATATGTTCATGAGTCCGGCAACATTGAGACCTGCTTTACTTAAACAGGAGCAATTAACACCGCAGcagccacagcaacaacaatcaatGCAGCAAGGACGTTTTacacaccaacaacagcaacaacaaacaatactAGATTCAGAATCAAATAGCATGTTCCCTCAACAACTGTACGATAATGACCAGAAACCAGCAACCGCATCTGGTAACGGCACTGCAACAACGTCTTCTAAGTTGCCACAAGCACATGTACCACAGTTCAGCACAATTGCCAGTTCCCTTGAATTctatcaaaacaaatatataaagaagCAGGAACTACAG ACAAACAATCCAACGAATAACAGCGGGTCTGTTGGTGGCTCCAATTTGCAGAACGATACAAAGGTGATCGTAGCATCCACGTCCAACAGTGAGAATCAGAAATTAAAAAGTTCACATCCTCAAATACAAAACCCTCCCACTCCGCTATATAACCAATTTCCTTATTTAGCTACATTTCCAGCTGCTGCAGCCAACTCGGGATCAACCGTAGTGACTTCACCATCCAGTACGCCCACTCAAGCCACCTACTACCCCATGTATCACAATGGATTTCAACTGACTATTCCACCGAATACAGTGCCGCCACCATTTACACCTGTGCATTTCACCAATAACACAACCAATTCGGGAACATCGCCTACATCTGGACAAGTGGCCCAAGCTGGTGTTGGCGGAGCATATAATTTATTGGCAAATTCATCTATAACTGCTGCTGCGGCGGTCGCAGCTGTTGCTTCAACtgctacacaacaacaacaagctatACAGGATTTTCCAAAACCGGTCCGCGGTCGCCCTAGAAAGGTCATCTTTTCCAATACAGGTACTGGCAGCAATGCCTCAACTACTAACAACACGGGAGACTCAAAAAACGGCATTTATCTGCTGCCCACAGGAACCACTGAATCGCCTGAGGACGCACTACGGCAACAAAAGGTGAGTGCCTTGCTTGAGCAAGAAATAAACCAAATGCTCGCATCACCACAGCAGACACCGCGCCGCGGACGTGGTCAACAACATTCCTCGCCCACAGGCTCGACCCGGGGCAGCGGGCATAAATATGAAACAGATGAAGACAAACGAAGACGATTGGACAAAATGGCAGCACATCAAAGAGAAGTGAGGGCGAACGAAACACCGGAGCAACGAGCAGTACGTCTGGCTAAACTATGCGAGAGAGCTCGACTGAAACGGGCCGAAATCCGAGCGACCGAATCACCAGATGAACGGAAAGTACGTCTATCCAAACAAGCCGAATATGCACGTATGCGCCGTTTACGGACCCATTCACGTCGTCGCACCGAAGACAGAGCACGCGAACTATATGAAGAACTTAAAAAAGATGTGGATATATCCAGTGACGGCAACGACTCCAACGGGAACACAAAATTACAGCCACAAGATCAGCAACAAGATCTActtcagcaacaacagcagcagcaactacAACAGCAGATGTTGCACTCAAATGAATCCTCCAACATGGTGAACGCACAACtccagcaacagcagcaacaacaacagcagcgattcTTAGCTTTAGCCAACTCGCAAGCGCCTCAACAGCAAGATCAACAACAAATGTCAGCCTCTAACAATGCATACGGCAAACCTCCGTGCAAAGAATACAATTCACAGCCTGAGAATAATGATATGCTTAAGATTCTCGAACCTATCATcgtaatgaaaacaaaataa
- the LOC126759715 gene encoding probable serine/threonine-protein kinase yakA isoform X5 produces the protein MESNPNGIKIEPTLEQQQHSQYATHLLALNGHNARLLIEHPSTLLVPLSHQQQQQQQQHQQQQQQQQQQQQHQLHQQHQQQHHFQQHDQQIQQQQLQLSTLPGYPQPLSLKQQPATTPVPGGVTTTHGPTSVTSSTSSRTAAQRWNESPEARARRLARNAERMRERRNRESEEEYRKRLARNAEANRLRRQNESDMERAMRLVRNAARQRLRRAMETPDQRAKRLQKLAERMRLYRANETQDQRKVRLAEMAARARQRIANETPDQRKERLRKLNDYAKKVRETKKKSKQEQSENSQNSSQLQSTAASSTNENINLNQAAPQSTVATNNTIDQQQPQQSNDEQLASYQPQQTALTNPIEYYQNMFMSPATLRPALLKQEQLTPQQPQQQQSMQQGRFTHQQQQQQTILDSESNSMFPQQLYDNDQKPATASGNGTATTSSKLPQAHVPQFSTIASSLEFYQNKYIKKQELQTNNPTNNSGSVGGSNLQNDTKVIVASTSNTTFPAAAANSGSTVVTSPSSTPTQATYYPMYHNGFQLTIPPNTVPPPFTPVHFTNNTTNSGTSPTSGQVAQAGVGGAYNLLANSSITAAAAVAAVASTATQQQQAIQDFPKPVRGRPRKVIFSNTGTGSNASTTNNTGDSKNGIYLLPTGTTESPEDALRQQKVSALLEQEINQMLASPQQTPRRGRGQQHSSPTGSTRGSGHKYETDEDKRRRLDKMAAHQREVRANETPEQRAVRLAKLCERARLKRAEIRATESPDERKVRLSKQAEYARMRRLRTHSRRRTEDRARELYEELKKDVDISSDGNDSNGNTKLQPQDQQQDLLQQQQQQQLQQQMLHSNESSNMVNAQLQQQQQQQQQRFLALANSQAPQQQDQQQMSASNNAYGKPPCKEYNSQPENNDMLKILEPIIVMKTK, from the exons atggaatcaaatCCCAATGGGATAAAAATAGAGCCTACACTTGAACAGCAGCAGCATTCACAGTACGCTACACATCTACTCGCATTGAATGGACACAATGCACGGCTTCTTATTGAGCACCCCTCAACGTTGCTGGTGCCATTGTCacatcagcagcaacagcagcagcagcaacatcaacaacagcagcagcagcaacaacaacaacaacagcatcaatTACATcagcaacatcagcagcagcatCATTTTCAACAGCATGACCAGCAAATACAGCAGCAGCAACTACAGTTAAGTACATTACCAGGTTATCCACAACCACTTTCGCTTAAGCAACAGCCCGCAACAACGCCGGTGCCTGGAGGTGTTACCACAACTCACGGTCCTACATCAGTTACATCGTCAACTTCCTCACGTACAGCAGCACAACGCTGGAACGAAAGTCCTGAAGCCCGCGCCCGTCGTTTGGCACGCAATGCTGAAAGGATGCGTGAAAGGCGTAATCGCGAAAGTGAAGAAGAGTACCGGAAGCGTCTCGCCCGGAATGCTGAGGCAAATCGTCTTCGGCGCCAAAATGAGTCGGATATGGAACGGGCCATGCGCCTGGTGCGCAATGCAGCTAGGCAAAGGctacgtcgggcaatggaaacGCCGGATCAGCGGGCAAAACGACTTCAGAAGCTTGCTGAACGAATGCGACTTTATCGGGCTAATGAGACACAGGATCAGCGAAAAGTGCGTTTGGCAGAAATGGCAGCACGAGCACGTCAACGTATTGCAAACGAGACTCCAGATCAACGCAAGGAGAGACTGAGGAAGTTAAATGATTACGCAAAAAAGGTCAGAGAAACTAAGAAAAAATCCAAGCAGGAGCAAAGTGAGAATTCGCAGAATTCGAGCCAATTGCAAAGTACTGCTGCCAGTTCcactaatgaaaatatcaatttgAACCAGGCAGCCCCGCAATCAACGGTCGCAACAAACAACACCATAGACCAACAACAGCCCCAGCAATCCAATGACGAACAACTAGCATCTTATCAACCACAGCAGACGGCGTTAACCAATCCCATAGAGTACTATCAGAATATGTTCATGAGTCCGGCAACATTGAGACCTGCTTTACTTAAACAGGAGCAATTAACACCGCAGcagccacagcaacaacaatcaatGCAGCAAGGACGTTTTacacaccaacaacagcaacaacaaacaatactAGATTCAGAATCAAATAGCATGTTCCCTCAACAACTGTACGATAATGACCAGAAACCAGCAACCGCATCTGGTAACGGCACTGCAACAACGTCTTCTAAGTTGCCACAAGCACATGTACCACAGTTCAGCACAATTGCCAGTTCCCTTGAATTctatcaaaacaaatatataaagaagCAGGAACTACAG ACAAACAATCCAACGAATAACAGCGGGTCTGTTGGTGGCTCCAATTTGCAGAACGATACAAAGGTGATCGTAGCATCCACGTCCAACA CTACATTTCCAGCTGCTGCAGCCAACTCGGGATCAACCGTAGTGACTTCACCATCCAGTACGCCCACTCAAGCCACCTACTACCCCATGTATCACAATGGATTTCAACTGACTATTCCACCGAATACAGTGCCGCCACCATTTACACCTGTGCATTTCACCAATAACACAACCAATTCGGGAACATCGCCTACATCTGGACAAGTGGCCCAAGCTGGTGTTGGCGGAGCATATAATTTATTGGCAAATTCATCTATAACTGCTGCTGCGGCGGTCGCAGCTGTTGCTTCAACtgctacacaacaacaacaagctatACAGGATTTTCCAAAACCGGTCCGCGGTCGCCCTAGAAAGGTCATCTTTTCCAATACAGGTACTGGCAGCAATGCCTCAACTACTAACAACACGGGAGACTCAAAAAACGGCATTTATCTGCTGCCCACAGGAACCACTGAATCGCCTGAGGACGCACTACGGCAACAAAAGGTGAGTGCCTTGCTTGAGCAAGAAATAAACCAAATGCTCGCATCACCACAGCAGACACCGCGCCGCGGACGTGGTCAACAACATTCCTCGCCCACAGGCTCGACCCGGGGCAGCGGGCATAAATATGAAACAGATGAAGACAAACGAAGACGATTGGACAAAATGGCAGCACATCAAAGAGAAGTGAGGGCGAACGAAACACCGGAGCAACGAGCAGTACGTCTGGCTAAACTATGCGAGAGAGCTCGACTGAAACGGGCCGAAATCCGAGCGACCGAATCACCAGATGAACGGAAAGTACGTCTATCCAAACAAGCCGAATATGCACGTATGCGCCGTTTACGGACCCATTCACGTCGTCGCACCGAAGACAGAGCACGCGAACTATATGAAGAACTTAAAAAAGATGTGGATATATCCAGTGACGGCAACGACTCCAACGGGAACACAAAATTACAGCCACAAGATCAGCAACAAGATCTActtcagcaacaacagcagcagcaactacAACAGCAGATGTTGCACTCAAATGAATCCTCCAACATGGTGAACGCACAACtccagcaacagcagcaacaacaacagcagcgattcTTAGCTTTAGCCAACTCGCAAGCGCCTCAACAGCAAGATCAACAACAAATGTCAGCCTCTAACAATGCATACGGCAAACCTCCGTGCAAAGAATACAATTCACAGCCTGAGAATAATGATATGCTTAAGATTCTCGAACCTATCATcgtaatgaaaacaaaataa